GATGGCATGAGCGAAGAGCGGTTCCAGGCGATCCTGCAAAAGCAGGTCCCGGATGCCGAAAAAAGGAAACGTGCCGACTTTCTGATCGATACAGGCCTGGGGCTGGAGGCTGCGGAAAAGAGGGTCGACGATATCCTTGAGGCAGTTCGGAACGGTCAAATGAAAGGCTGATGCCCGGGGAAAACCGTCGGGCACGCTTGCGTCGCCCGCCAGAGGCGGCACACTGGACGGGACAGTGAAAGGCGAGCCATGCGCGAAATATCCTTCGATACGGAAACGACCGGCCTCAATCCTCGCGGTGGCGACCGCCTGGTGGAAATCGGCGGTGTCGAGCTGATCAATCACATTCCGACCGGGAATTCCTACCACGTCTATATCAATCCGGAGCGGGACATGCCCGAAGAGGCCTTCCGCGTTCATGGTCTTTCTGAAGAGTTCCTGTCCGACAAGCCGCTATTTGCCGCGGTTGCCGACGAGTTCCTGGAATTTGTCGACGGGGCGACGCTGGTCATCCACAACGCCGCTTTCGACATGGGGTTCATCAACACGGAGCTCGAGCGCGCCGGACGGCGGATCATTCCGAACACCCAGGTGCTTGACACGCTTGAAATCGCGCGCCGCAAACACCCGACGGGCCCGAATTCGCTGGATGCGTTGTGCTCGCGCTACGGCATCGACAACTCCAGGCGCGTGAAGCACGGCGCGTTGCTCGATGCGGAGATCCTTGCCGAAGTCTATCTGGAGCTGATCGGCGGACGCCAAACGGCTCTTGGATTGCTGCACGAGGAAGAGGCTTCAACCTCTTCGGGAACGGCCGTAATTTCGGGAGAGCTTGGCACCTTCAACGCCAGGAAACGGCCGGCGCCGCTCGGGTCCCGGTTGACCGGCGATGAATATGCAGCTCACAAAGCCTTTGTCGAAGGTATGGGCGAGAGCGCGCTTTGGGGCAAATACGGCAGCGACTAGGTGCCGGTCCGGCCTGAAGCCGGACCGGGTTTCACCGGACTAACCGCTGAGCAGCCAGCGGCACGTCTGAAAGTGCCTTTCCGAATGCGGACTGTCGAACGCCCAGGCCATGGTTTGCGCAATCGTCCAGAGACGCGCGCGCTCCCGGTCCAGTTCCAGTTCTTCCGACAATCGGTCTAGGCGGTAGAGCGAAGCCTCTTGCGTGTGTCCGAACTCGAAACTGCGCACGATCGGACTGAGCGCGAAGGCCGGATCGCCGGCAAGCGGTTTCGGATCGATCGCCAGCCACGGTTCCCGCTCCGCCGACAGGATATTGTGGCCGTGTAGATCCTGATGCAGGATCACAGACGGTGTTTCCTCGGATCCAAAATCGTTCACGGCGGCGACGGCGGCATCCACGAGGCGTTTTTCGCAGGGCTTTTCAGCGTCGCGCCAGTCCTTTTCGATCGAGGACATCCAGGCGGCTGCTTCCTCATTGAGCGGCGTGAATGGTGCGCGCGCCGGAACGAGCAGCTTCCGCAGGAGATCTGCCAGGATGGAAAGTTGATCCGTGTCCGTGGCGTCGGCGAGGTAGCGGCCCGGCCGGCATCGTTCCAGCAGCAGGGCGCCAAGGTCCGGATCCTGATCGAGAAGCCGGCAGGCGCCTTTCCCGTTCCAGAGACGCAGGGCGTCGGCCTCGTGCCGGGTTTCCCGGTGAACGAACTGCAGTTTCAGCACGACGTCTTCGTGACCACGCCGCGCCGGCAGGACAAGCGAG
This region of uncultured Roseibium sp. genomic DNA includes:
- a CDS encoding aminoglycoside phosphotransferase family protein; amino-acid sequence: MSGLPFQIPDKLLWLGKKQAGREWLNRLPVLFEAARTRFNLQSVGQPFTGGYVSLVLPARRGHEDVVLKLQFVHRETRHEADALRLWNGKGACRLLDQDPDLGALLLERCRPGRYLADATDTDQLSILADLLRKLLVPARAPFTPLNEEAAAWMSSIEKDWRDAEKPCEKRLVDAAVAAVNDFGSEETPSVILHQDLHGHNILSAEREPWLAIDPKPLAGDPAFALSPIVRSFEFGHTQEASLYRLDRLSEELELDRERARLWTIAQTMAWAFDSPHSERHFQTCRWLLSG
- the dnaQ gene encoding DNA polymerase III subunit epsilon, with protein sequence MREISFDTETTGLNPRGGDRLVEIGGVELINHIPTGNSYHVYINPERDMPEEAFRVHGLSEEFLSDKPLFAAVADEFLEFVDGATLVIHNAAFDMGFINTELERAGRRIIPNTQVLDTLEIARRKHPTGPNSLDALCSRYGIDNSRRVKHGALLDAEILAEVYLELIGGRQTALGLLHEEEASTSSGTAVISGELGTFNARKRPAPLGSRLTGDEYAAHKAFVEGMGESALWGKYGSD